Proteins encoded within one genomic window of Deltaproteobacteria bacterium HGW-Deltaproteobacteria-2:
- a CDS encoding HIT family hydrolase, with protein METIFAPWRMDYIKGEKPDGCVFCKCSIRCEEFILFEGKTAYVMMNRYPYVNGHLMIIPQRHTGKIEELTQEERKEIFDLLETAIKALREAMRPDGFNIGVNIGKAAGAGIEDHFHVHVIPRWEGDTNFMSVVTNVRVIPEDITKTAANLAPLFKKYHQEG; from the coding sequence ATGGAAACAATATTTGCACCCTGGCGCATGGACTATATTAAAGGAGAAAAACCTGACGGCTGTGTTTTCTGCAAGTGCTCTATCAGGTGTGAGGAATTTATCTTGTTTGAAGGCAAAACCGCTTATGTAATGATGAACAGATATCCGTATGTAAACGGACATTTAATGATAATACCACAAAGGCATACGGGGAAAATTGAAGAACTGACTCAGGAAGAAAGAAAAGAAATATTTGATCTTCTGGAAACAGCGATTAAGGCACTGCGAGAAGCCATGAGACCGGATGGATTCAACATTGGCGTAAATATCGGCAAAGCGGCGGGCGCCGGAATTGAAGACCATTTTCATGTTCATGTTATTCCACGCTGGGAAGGAGATACTAACTTCATGAGTGTGGTTACAAATGTGCGAGTAATACCGGAGGATATAACCAAAACGGCGGCTAATCTTGCCCCCCTTTTTAAGAAGTATCATCAGGAGGGATGA
- a CDS encoding molybdopterin adenylyltransferase, which translates to MISAGIITVSDKGSQGKREDLSGPAIAEMLAGIAIEIKQTIIIPDEKDQIQEAIINLADVQKLDLILTTGGTGVSPRDLTPDATLAVIDKEVPGMAEAMRQKSLLITPHAMISRAVAGIRGRCLIINLPGSPKSVKENLAVILPALKHAIEKIKGDDSECAVP; encoded by the coding sequence ATGATCAGCGCCGGAATTATAACGGTAAGTGACAAAGGCTCGCAGGGTAAACGCGAAGACTTAAGCGGCCCCGCAATCGCAGAAATGCTGGCGGGTATCGCTATAGAAATAAAACAAACAATCATCATACCTGATGAAAAAGATCAAATTCAGGAAGCGATCATAAATCTCGCGGATGTACAAAAACTGGATTTGATTCTGACTACCGGCGGCACAGGCGTCAGCCCCCGTGATCTCACACCGGACGCCACACTTGCCGTCATCGATAAAGAAGTTCCCGGCATGGCGGAAGCCATGCGTCAAAAGAGTTTGCTGATTACACCTCATGCGATGATTTCCCGCGCTGTTGCAGGAATTCGCGGACGCTGTTTAATAATTAATCTTCCCGGAAGCCCCAAGAGCGTTAAAGAAAATCTCGCTGTAATTCTACCCGCACTCAAACACGCCATTGAAAAAATCAAGGGAGATGACTCGGAATGTGCTGTTCCATAA
- the fusA gene encoding elongation factor G yields the protein MAKYESKSLRNLAIVGHGGTGKTSLCESLLFVSGKSERLGRVDDATSCMDFEPEEQKRRVSISLAANFVEWEKHKINFIDTPGDSNFAYDIKCAMSVVENTIIVVDAVGGVEFQTQKVWELAEEFKLPRVIFINRLDRERANFSTALESIKSKFKKKATPVCLPIGSEDKLNGIVDLIEMKAYLFSDNNGTGKAMDIPAEMKDDVKLMRDSMVEDIAETDDELMNKYLEAGELSDEELKTGLKKGVSAGSLIPVVCGSSIKGVGISFLLDLIVDSFASPLDRGPIKGKKPKSDDIEERQPSEDAPFSAIVFKTIADPYAGRLTLFRVYSGTLNSDTPVYNSSRKITEKFGHVFFLEGKNQKPAETLIPGDIAGVAKLKETTTGDTLCNEKSPIIFEKVAVPPPIMSYAMEPKTRGDEDKIASSIHRLTEEDPTIVFTRNVETKEMILSGMGQVHIEVNIEKMKRKFGVEVNLNTPKIPYKETIKGKTNVQGKYKKQSGGRGQFGDCWIDIEPLPRGGGFEFHDKIVGGVIPGQYRPAVEKGIVEAAAKGVIAGYPVVDFKINLTFGSYHTVDSSEMAFKIAGSMAFQKGVMDCQPILLEPIVNIEIEVPDEYMGDVIGDLNSRRGRVQGMDSNGSNQVIKGQVPLAEILKYAPDLRSMTSGRGNFTYTHSHYEEVPAYIAEKIIAEYKKDKEEE from the coding sequence ATGGCAAAGTACGAATCTAAATCCCTGCGAAATTTAGCGATAGTCGGACACGGCGGAACCGGTAAAACATCACTCTGTGAATCTTTGTTATTCGTCTCCGGAAAAAGCGAACGATTAGGAAGAGTTGATGACGCAACCTCCTGTATGGATTTTGAGCCTGAAGAACAGAAACGGCGAGTATCAATCAGTTTGGCGGCAAATTTTGTCGAATGGGAAAAACATAAGATTAATTTTATTGACACACCGGGCGATTCCAATTTCGCCTATGATATAAAATGCGCAATGAGCGTTGTCGAAAACACTATTATTGTAGTTGACGCTGTCGGCGGCGTTGAATTTCAAACACAAAAAGTATGGGAATTAGCCGAGGAATTCAAACTTCCCCGCGTAATTTTCATCAACAGACTGGATCGGGAACGTGCTAATTTTTCCACGGCGCTCGAAAGCATTAAAAGTAAATTCAAGAAAAAAGCTACTCCGGTTTGCCTGCCCATCGGCTCTGAAGATAAACTAAATGGCATTGTTGATTTAATTGAAATGAAAGCTTATCTTTTCAGCGATAACAACGGTACCGGAAAAGCCATGGATATTCCTGCGGAAATGAAGGACGACGTAAAACTCATGCGCGACTCCATGGTGGAAGATATTGCCGAAACTGATGACGAACTGATGAATAAATACCTGGAAGCGGGTGAACTTTCCGACGAAGAATTAAAAACAGGATTAAAGAAAGGTGTTTCCGCCGGGAGTCTAATTCCGGTAGTCTGCGGCTCTTCAATAAAAGGCGTTGGAATTTCCTTCCTGCTTGACCTGATAGTTGATTCTTTTGCCTCTCCGCTTGATCGCGGTCCGATCAAAGGCAAAAAACCGAAATCTGACGATATTGAAGAAAGACAGCCTTCGGAAGACGCGCCTTTCTCGGCAATAGTTTTTAAAACAATAGCCGACCCTTACGCCGGAAGATTGACTCTGTTCCGTGTTTATTCAGGCACGCTAAACTCAGATACTCCGGTTTACAATTCTTCAAGAAAAATTACGGAAAAATTCGGCCATGTTTTCTTTCTGGAAGGTAAAAATCAGAAACCTGCTGAAACCCTAATACCCGGAGACATTGCCGGCGTGGCCAAACTCAAGGAAACAACAACAGGAGATACTTTATGCAATGAGAAATCTCCGATCATCTTTGAAAAAGTGGCCGTTCCACCGCCCATCATGTCTTACGCTATGGAACCGAAAACCAGAGGCGACGAAGACAAGATTGCTTCATCGATTCACCGCCTGACAGAAGAAGATCCGACAATCGTATTTACCCGCAATGTTGAAACCAAGGAAATGATTCTTTCCGGAATGGGTCAGGTGCACATTGAAGTCAACATCGAAAAGATGAAAAGAAAATTCGGCGTCGAAGTAAACTTGAATACGCCCAAAATTCCCTATAAAGAAACCATTAAGGGAAAAACCAATGTACAGGGCAAATACAAGAAACAATCCGGCGGACGCGGCCAGTTCGGTGATTGCTGGATTGATATCGAGCCACTGCCTCGCGGCGGCGGTTTTGAGTTTCATGACAAAATAGTCGGCGGCGTTATTCCGGGGCAATATCGTCCGGCTGTTGAAAAAGGCATTGTGGAAGCAGCGGCTAAAGGCGTTATTGCCGGCTATCCTGTGGTTGATTTTAAAATAAATCTGACTTTCGGTTCTTATCATACTGTTGATTCGTCGGAAATGGCTTTTAAAATCGCCGGCTCCATGGCCTTTCAAAAAGGCGTTATGGATTGTCAGCCGATCCTGCTGGAACCGATTGTAAATATTGAAATAGAAGTACCTGATGAATATATGGGCGACGTAATTGGGGATTTAAACAGCAGACGCGGACGTGTTCAGGGAATGGATTCCAACGGTTCCAATCAAGTAATTAAAGGTCAGGTACCGCTGGCGGAAATATTGAAATACGCGCCTGATCTTCGTTCCATGACCAGCGGCAGAGGAAACTTCACTTATACTCATTCACATTACGAAGAAGTTCCCGCTTATATCGCTGAGAAAATTATCGCCGAGTATAAGAAAGATAAAGAAGAAGAATAG
- a CDS encoding ATP-dependent DNA helicase, which produces MIDYEKELNREQYRVVMEKGGPLLVLAGAGSGKTRTLTYRVARLLESGIKQQNILLATFTNKAARSMLNRVESLINSDTRNIMGGTFHHVAHLVLRKHAHYLGYKTNFSIVDSEDSRQIISTCMGELKIDPKLSKFPKSNILSEIISLTVNTQSTLDDVLESRYPFFLHLINEINQIACLYEQKKKDLVVMDFDDLLNNCRTLLKENTDVLESLSGRFEHILVDEYQDTNIIQADIVDLLASCHRNLMVVGDDSQSIYSFRGANFNNIINFPHRYPDCKIFKLETNYRSTPEILHLANLSITNNEKQFPKELKAVRGKGMRPVMVSARNVVKQADFVAQRVTELIRSGVPLKEIAVLYRAHYHSMEMQMEFVRRDIPFDMRSGIRFFEQAHIKDVTSYMRILVNPRDELAWRRLLIMYPKVGKATFNKIWQYLKKEENPLNSVLKDEFIKAMSKSAKPGLEECRKTIMLLLELPEKERIPEKVIDVLLNRGGYRVYLQDNYSDASSREEDLIQLGNFSAQFIQMEDFLNELALLTNMAKEENTGEEDDEDRIALSTIHQAKGLEWSYVFLIWCADGMIPLQRALKEQYGEEEERRLFYVAVTRAKDQLYLCYPALDYTRSSGVLNLAPSRFIREIAPLSEYDEDRPFEQWMLYDEY; this is translated from the coding sequence ATGATTGATTATGAAAAAGAGCTTAATCGGGAACAATATCGTGTCGTAATGGAAAAAGGAGGTCCGCTTCTTGTGTTGGCCGGTGCCGGAAGCGGAAAAACACGAACGTTGACATACCGCGTCGCCCGTTTACTGGAAAGCGGTATTAAACAACAAAATATACTGCTGGCTACTTTTACCAATAAAGCTGCGCGCTCCATGCTCAACCGGGTGGAGAGTCTGATTAATTCCGACACAAGAAACATTATGGGCGGCACTTTTCATCATGTTGCCCATCTCGTCTTAAGAAAACACGCTCATTATCTTGGTTATAAAACCAATTTTTCTATTGTGGACAGTGAAGATTCACGTCAAATTATTTCTACATGTATGGGCGAGCTAAAAATTGATCCGAAACTCAGCAAATTTCCCAAGAGTAATATACTTTCTGAAATTATAAGCCTGACAGTTAATACTCAAAGCACGCTGGATGATGTTCTGGAATCAAGATATCCTTTTTTTCTTCATCTGATAAATGAGATTAATCAGATAGCGTGCCTTTATGAGCAAAAGAAGAAAGATCTCGTCGTAATGGATTTTGATGATTTATTAAATAATTGCCGTACACTTCTGAAGGAAAATACCGACGTTCTGGAATCTCTTTCCGGCAGATTTGAGCATATTTTAGTAGATGAATATCAGGATACAAATATTATTCAGGCGGACATTGTTGATCTTCTGGCTTCCTGTCATAGAAACCTGATGGTGGTAGGAGATGATTCGCAGAGCATCTATTCCTTCCGGGGAGCTAATTTCAACAACATAATTAATTTCCCTCATCGTTATCCGGATTGTAAAATATTCAAACTGGAGACAAACTACCGCAGTACTCCGGAAATACTGCATTTGGCAAACTTAAGCATAACCAATAATGAAAAACAATTTCCGAAAGAATTAAAAGCAGTACGGGGCAAAGGAATGCGGCCGGTAATGGTTTCCGCCAGAAACGTCGTGAAACAGGCGGATTTTGTGGCGCAGAGAGTCACGGAATTGATTCGGTCAGGGGTGCCCTTGAAGGAAATCGCCGTTCTTTATAGAGCGCATTATCATTCCATGGAGATGCAGATGGAATTTGTCCGGCGCGATATTCCGTTTGACATGCGTTCAGGTATCCGTTTCTTTGAACAGGCACATATTAAAGATGTGACTTCCTATATGAGAATATTAGTCAATCCGCGCGATGAGTTGGCCTGGCGGCGTTTGCTGATAATGTATCCGAAAGTAGGGAAAGCGACATTCAATAAAATCTGGCAATATTTGAAGAAGGAAGAAAATCCTTTGAATTCTGTTTTAAAAGATGAATTCATCAAGGCAATGTCGAAATCTGCAAAACCGGGCTTGGAAGAATGTCGTAAAACAATAATGCTGCTTCTGGAGCTTCCTGAAAAGGAGCGCATCCCGGAAAAAGTGATAGATGTTTTGTTGAACAGAGGAGGCTACCGTGTTTACTTGCAGGACAATTATTCCGACGCGTCATCAAGGGAAGAAGATTTAATCCAGTTGGGAAATTTTTCCGCTCAGTTTATACAAATGGAAGATTTCTTAAATGAACTGGCCCTGCTCACCAATATGGCCAAAGAAGAAAACACCGGTGAAGAAGATGATGAAGATAGAATTGCTTTGAGTACGATCCATCAGGCTAAGGGATTGGAGTGGTCTTACGTATTTTTAATCTGGTGTGCGGATGGTATGATTCCTTTGCAGAGGGCATTGAAGGAACAATACGGTGAAGAAGAAGAAAGAAGGCTTTTTTATGTGGCAGTGACCAGAGCCAAAGATCAGCTTTACCTGTGTTATCCTGCTTTGGATTATACAAGGTCTTCGGGCGTTTTAAATCTTGCTCCGTCCAGGTTTATCAGAGAAATTGCTCCTCTGTCAGAATACGATGAAGACCGTCCATTTGAACAATGGATGCTCTACGATGAATATTAG
- a CDS encoding HIT family protein — protein sequence MPEQEKCVFCDIVAGKAKAYKIYEDELSMCILDIHPYTKGHCLVISKRHVPWWHELTEEENTSLFNVAKIVSNKMMQTFKPDFIFLYARGRRIPHTHLFLIPTYSGDVLDKFFNALENFQESPQMLAKLKEPLEMEEAARLLRI from the coding sequence ATGCCTGAACAAGAGAAATGTGTTTTTTGTGATATTGTTGCTGGTAAAGCAAAGGCTTATAAAATTTATGAAGATGAATTGTCCATGTGCATTCTGGATATTCATCCCTATACGAAGGGACACTGTCTTGTCATTTCCAAGAGACACGTTCCCTGGTGGCATGAACTGACGGAAGAAGAAAATACCAGTCTCTTTAATGTTGCGAAAATTGTCTCCAACAAAATGATGCAAACTTTTAAGCCGGATTTTATTTTCCTTTATGCCCGTGGTCGAAGGATTCCTCATACGCATCTTTTTCTGATTCCTACATACAGTGGAGATGTCTTGGATAAATTCTTCAATGCTCTGGAGAATTTTCAGGAATCGCCTCAGATGCTGGCAAAGTTGAAAGAGCCTTTGGAAATGGAAGAAGCTGCCAGACTTCTTAGAATATGA
- the trkD gene encoding potassium transporter Kup (Responsible for the low-affinity transport of potassium into the cell; involved in potassium ion uptake under hyper-osmotic stress at a low pH), with protein MFFLAVGSVGVVFGDIGTSPLYAIKACFHGKHAITPNILNILGVLSLIFWSMIIVVSIKYVTFILRADNKGEGGIFALVSLLNTPGQSLSRLVKYILLFAGILGAGLLYGDGVITPAISVLSAIEGLEVATSAATPFILPLTCIVLVLLFSLQRRGTTHIGKLFSPIMVLWFVCIGVFGITQIMSEPTVFRAINPVYALDFFVNNGTHGIIVLGSVVLCITGCEALYADLGHFGRNAIRLSWFSFVLPTLLCNYFGQGALLLAHPEMNVNPFYKIVPEILLYPMIGLSTVATVIASQALISGAFSLTQQAVQLGLCPRVRIVHTSSEMQGQIYVPFVNYALMIACIGVVIGFKESGALAGAYGIAVTGTMIITSLLYFLVLTHYRKWSLWKVIPLVGIFLAFDVAYVAGNTFKIADGGWFPLFVAAIIALAMTTWKKGRQELYRNLIGSRFPLESFLSELPKSHMPRVSGTAVFMTLSPVGTPPTLLHHVKHNHVLHEKVVLLSIINTDSPIVPAGERIKLADLGQGFYRVEAFYGFMQKPNVPQIMKIVAQYGLVTDPMTTTFYLGRETLLTGGKSKMMRWRKAFFAFMSRNAGNPTSYFGIPANRVVELGSQIEL; from the coding sequence ATCTTTTTTCTTGCTGTCGGATCGGTTGGAGTTGTCTTTGGTGATATAGGAACAAGCCCCCTTTACGCCATCAAGGCATGCTTCCACGGAAAGCATGCGATCACCCCAAACATTTTGAATATACTGGGAGTATTATCTCTTATCTTCTGGTCGATGATCATCGTTGTCAGCATCAAGTATGTTACTTTTATCCTTCGAGCCGATAATAAAGGTGAAGGTGGTATTTTTGCATTGGTCAGTCTTTTGAATACACCTGGTCAAAGTCTTTCCCGTCTCGTTAAATACATTCTTTTGTTTGCAGGGATTCTGGGTGCGGGTCTTCTTTATGGGGATGGAGTCATCACGCCTGCCATATCTGTTCTTTCCGCAATTGAAGGACTGGAAGTCGCAACCTCGGCAGCAACACCTTTTATATTGCCTTTAACATGTATTGTGCTTGTTTTGCTTTTTTCATTGCAGCGTAGAGGTACTACTCATATAGGAAAATTGTTCTCTCCGATCATGGTGCTTTGGTTTGTGTGCATTGGTGTTTTCGGCATAACGCAGATCATGAGTGAACCGACAGTTTTTCGTGCTATTAATCCGGTATATGCACTGGATTTTTTTGTGAACAATGGAACACACGGTATTATTGTGCTCGGATCAGTTGTTCTCTGTATTACCGGTTGCGAAGCTCTCTACGCCGATCTGGGACATTTCGGCAGAAATGCTATCAGGCTTTCCTGGTTTTCGTTTGTCTTACCCACTTTACTATGCAACTATTTCGGGCAAGGTGCTTTGTTGCTTGCACACCCGGAAATGAACGTCAATCCTTTCTATAAAATAGTACCGGAGATCCTGCTGTACCCAATGATCGGACTTTCCACCGTTGCTACAGTAATAGCTTCTCAGGCATTAATATCCGGTGCTTTTTCACTCACACAGCAGGCCGTGCAATTGGGATTATGTCCCCGTGTTCGGATTGTTCATACATCAAGCGAGATGCAGGGTCAGATTTATGTTCCTTTCGTAAATTATGCATTGATGATTGCCTGTATTGGAGTAGTTATCGGTTTCAAAGAATCAGGAGCACTGGCCGGTGCGTACGGAATTGCCGTGACAGGAACTATGATCATCACATCCCTTCTCTATTTCCTTGTGCTGACCCATTACAGGAAATGGTCTTTGTGGAAAGTTATACCTCTTGTCGGAATATTTCTGGCGTTCGATGTTGCTTATGTAGCCGGCAACACTTTTAAAATTGCCGACGGAGGATGGTTCCCTCTCTTTGTTGCGGCAATCATAGCCTTGGCTATGACCACATGGAAAAAAGGGCGGCAAGAACTTTATCGCAATTTAATCGGATCAAGATTTCCCCTGGAAAGTTTTCTTTCCGAATTGCCGAAAAGTCATATGCCGCGAGTGTCCGGAACCGCCGTCTTCATGACTTTATCACCTGTAGGAACGCCACCGACACTGCTTCATCATGTAAAACACAACCACGTATTGCATGAAAAAGTGGTGCTTCTTTCCATTATAAATACAGATTCACCAATAGTTCCTGCCGGTGAACGAATTAAACTGGCTGATTTGGGTCAAGGTTTTTACCGCGTTGAGGCATTCTATGGTTTTATGCAGAAACCAAATGTGCCGCAGATTATGAAAATTGTTGCCCAGTATGGACTCGTCACAGATCCGATGACCACGACATTTTACCTGGGCAGGGAAACTCTCCTTACCGGAGGAAAATCGAAAATGATGCGGTGGCGCAAAGCATTTTTCGCATTTATGTCCAGGAATGCAGGTAATCCCACCTCTTACTTTGGAATCCCGGCCAATAGAGTCGTTGAACTTGGCTCACAAATTGAATTATAA
- a CDS encoding histone-lysine N-methyltransferase, which produces MVKPKSEKKLTTKKIKKFKLKEVDKPNLFKEIFPYTDVSKIVFDNKTVPLNPAKEIFITDTTFRDGQQSRPPYTAEQIVTIYELMSKLGGPKGVIRQSEFFLYSKKDKEAVEKCQALGLRYPEITGWIRAAKEDVPLVKELGLKETGLLTSVSDYHIFLKLNKKRGQAMNDYLSVVKSVLDLGIIPRCHFEDITRADVYGFCIPFAQELMKLREESGIDVRIRLCDTMGYGVTYPGAALPRSVDKLVHAFINDAGVPGRLLEWHGHNDFHKAMINATTAWLHGCSAANSTLLGLGERTGNPPIEGLIFEYIALKGNNGIDTTVITDIAEYFEKEIGVKIPHNYPFVGLGFNVTSAGVHADGLIKCEEIYNIFDTRKILKRPITTTITDKSGNAGIAFWINQRFSLEGSKTIDKRHPAISKIHKWVTEQYEAGRVTSISPEEMEKKVRLHLPEHFMSGLEKIKFIAEKAAVSVVNQIIEHPLMKNMDTVQQEMLMQYFVDEHPSIQFAYVVDMNGRKTTKNITNIADRAKYENYGVGTDQSDREWFINPRQTGKVYVSDFFISKMTGILCFTVSAPIVNDQDEMKGIFGVDIQFEDWVKRAEDMDDMDHIALREEYKEVKSKAKHGHH; this is translated from the coding sequence ATGGTTAAACCCAAGAGTGAAAAAAAATTGACTACCAAAAAAATCAAGAAATTTAAGTTAAAAGAGGTAGACAAACCAAATTTATTCAAAGAAATCTTTCCTTATACCGATGTAAGCAAGATTGTCTTCGATAACAAAACTGTTCCCCTGAATCCGGCCAAAGAAATTTTTATAACGGATACGACTTTTCGTGATGGACAACAATCCCGCCCTCCTTATACAGCGGAACAAATTGTAACGATATATGAGTTAATGAGTAAACTGGGTGGTCCCAAAGGTGTAATACGTCAATCGGAATTTTTTCTTTATAGTAAAAAAGATAAAGAGGCCGTGGAAAAATGTCAGGCGCTGGGCCTGCGCTATCCGGAAATAACCGGATGGATACGAGCCGCGAAGGAAGATGTTCCCTTAGTAAAGGAATTAGGGTTGAAAGAAACAGGCCTGCTTACTTCCGTCTCCGATTATCATATTTTTCTTAAGCTGAACAAGAAAAGAGGCCAGGCCATGAACGATTACCTTAGTGTGGTCAAATCCGTTTTGGATTTAGGCATAATTCCCCGCTGCCATTTTGAAGATATCACCCGCGCAGACGTCTATGGTTTTTGCATTCCGTTCGCCCAGGAACTGATGAAGCTCAGGGAGGAAAGCGGCATTGACGTAAGAATCAGGCTTTGCGACACTATGGGCTACGGCGTTACTTATCCAGGCGCTGCCCTTCCCCGCAGCGTTGATAAACTCGTTCACGCCTTTATCAATGATGCCGGCGTTCCCGGACGTCTGCTGGAATGGCATGGTCATAATGATTTTCATAAAGCCATGATTAATGCCACAACGGCCTGGCTTCACGGTTGCAGTGCGGCTAATTCTACCCTTCTGGGACTGGGCGAAAGAACAGGAAACCCGCCTATCGAAGGTTTGATTTTTGAATACATCGCGCTTAAGGGAAACAATGGTATTGATACAACAGTCATAACAGATATCGCCGAATATTTTGAAAAAGAAATCGGCGTAAAAATTCCACACAACTATCCTTTTGTAGGCCTGGGATTCAATGTCACAAGCGCAGGGGTCCATGCCGACGGTCTCATTAAATGCGAAGAAATTTATAACATATTTGATACCCGAAAGATTTTAAAGCGACCCATTACCACAACTATCACCGATAAATCCGGCAATGCCGGTATCGCTTTCTGGATTAATCAGCGTTTCAGTCTCGAAGGCAGCAAAACCATCGATAAAAGACATCCGGCAATTTCTAAAATTCACAAGTGGGTGACAGAACAATATGAAGCCGGTAGGGTAACTTCCATTTCTCCAGAAGAAATGGAAAAAAAAGTACGTCTGCATCTGCCGGAACACTTTATGTCGGGACTGGAAAAGATAAAATTTATAGCAGAAAAAGCGGCTGTTTCCGTGGTCAATCAAATTATCGAACATCCTTTAATGAAGAACATGGATACCGTACAGCAGGAAATGCTGATGCAATATTTTGTCGATGAACATCCTTCCATTCAATTCGCTTACGTAGTGGATATGAATGGCCGGAAAACGACCAAAAATATTACTAACATTGCCGATCGAGCCAAGTATGAGAACTATGGAGTGGGCACCGATCAATCCGACAGGGAATGGTTCATCAATCCCCGGCAGACGGGCAAAGTTTATGTTTCCGATTTCTTTATTTCCAAGATGACGGGTATTTTATGCTTCACGGTTTCCGCGCCCATCGTTAACGATCAAGATGAGATGAAGGGTATTTTTGGTGTGGATATTCAATTTGAAGACTGGGTGAAACGAGCTGAAGATATGGACGATATGGATCATATCGCCCTGCGCGAAGAATACAAGGAAGTAAAATCCAAAGCCAAGCACGGTCACCATTAA